From the genome of Pseudomonas yamanorum, one region includes:
- a CDS encoding ADP-ribosylglycohydrolase family protein, producing MMLSDRYRGSLLGLACGDAVGTTVEFMRRGSFAPVTDMVGGGPFQLLPGQWTDDTSMALCLAESLLRKNGFDAADQMGRYLNWWKWGYLSATGECFDIGTTVRDALTKYQHTGDPFAGSTDPYSAGNGSMMRLAPVVLFCFPEAERLREFTVDSSRTTHGALEAIECCLVLAECISNALRGDSKAQVLKVDYLDLSEPKVVDIADGHYLDKARSDIVGSGYAVASLEAALWCFYHTNSFAEAVLAAANLGDDADTTAAIVGQLAGAYYGVQGIPIEWLGRVWQREEIQETADALFQAAQGQAAAL from the coding sequence ATGATGCTTTCAGACCGTTATCGCGGCAGCCTGCTTGGGCTGGCCTGTGGTGATGCAGTAGGGACTACGGTTGAGTTCATGCGCCGTGGGTCGTTTGCCCCGGTCACTGATATGGTGGGGGGTGGACCGTTCCAGCTTTTGCCTGGTCAGTGGACGGATGACACTTCCATGGCGCTGTGTCTGGCCGAAAGCCTGCTGCGCAAGAATGGTTTCGACGCTGCCGATCAGATGGGGCGTTATTTGAACTGGTGGAAGTGGGGCTACCTGAGTGCTACGGGGGAGTGTTTCGATATCGGCACAACCGTTCGTGATGCATTGACGAAGTATCAGCACACAGGCGATCCGTTCGCGGGCTCCACCGACCCGTACTCGGCGGGTAACGGGTCAATGATGCGCCTGGCCCCGGTGGTGCTGTTCTGTTTCCCTGAAGCCGAGCGCTTGCGGGAGTTTACCGTCGACAGTTCCCGCACTACTCATGGCGCGTTGGAGGCGATTGAGTGCTGCCTGGTGCTGGCGGAGTGTATTTCCAATGCGCTGCGTGGGGATTCGAAAGCGCAGGTACTAAAGGTTGACTATCTGGACTTGAGCGAACCCAAAGTTGTGGACATTGCTGATGGGCACTACCTCGATAAGGCGCGCAGCGACATCGTTGGTTCTGGTTACGCGGTGGCTTCGCTTGAAGCTGCGCTATGGTGTTTTTATCACACCAACAGCTTTGCCGAGGCCGTGCTGGCTGCGGCAAACCTGGGGGATGACGCCGACACTACTGCGGCGATCGTGGGTCAGTTGGCTGGTGCGTATTACGGCGTGCAGGGCATTCCAATCGAGTGGTTGGGCAGGGTGTGGCAGCGTGAAGAAATTCAGGAGACTGCCGATGCGTTGTTTCAGGCGGCACAAGGCCAGGCTGCTGCGCTCTAG
- a CDS encoding RtcB family protein, which yields MQEKTYQLLEVANGKPIKLWTQGVPVEPEARQQLMNTAKMPFIFKHLAVMPDVHLGKGSTIGSVIPTVGAIIPAAVGVDIGCGMIAARTSLTAADLPDNLHGLRCAIEAAVPHGRTSGRNGRDKGAWDTVPQQADQAWAALQPRFKTITDKYPKLKNTNNRQHLGTLGSGNHFVEVCLDEANRVWFMLHSGSRGVGNAIGNLFIQLAQQDMRQHIANLPDRDLAYFEEGSQHFDDYVEAVGWAQDFARQNREMMMRAVVEATRKVIHKPFEVALEAVNCHHNYVQKERHFGEDILVTRKGAVSAKKGELGIIPGSMGAKSFIVRGLGNEESFCSCSHGAGRTMSRTKAKNTFTVADQVRATAHVECRKDASVIDEIPMAYKDIDQVMHAQRELVEVLHTLRQVVCVKG from the coding sequence ATGCAAGAGAAGACCTACCAACTGCTGGAAGTTGCCAACGGCAAGCCCATCAAACTCTGGACCCAAGGGGTACCGGTTGAGCCAGAGGCGCGCCAGCAATTGATGAACACGGCGAAGATGCCGTTCATTTTCAAACACCTTGCGGTGATGCCGGATGTGCATCTGGGCAAGGGCTCGACCATTGGCAGCGTGATCCCCACCGTGGGCGCGATTATCCCAGCCGCGGTTGGCGTGGATATCGGCTGCGGCATGATTGCCGCTCGTACCTCGCTGACTGCCGCCGACCTGCCGGATAACCTCCACGGCCTGCGCTGCGCGATCGAGGCGGCGGTGCCCCATGGTCGCACCAGTGGCCGTAACGGGCGTGACAAGGGTGCCTGGGACACTGTTCCGCAGCAGGCCGACCAGGCTTGGGCGGCGTTGCAGCCACGCTTCAAAACGATCACCGACAAGTACCCGAAACTGAAGAACACTAACAACCGCCAACACTTGGGGACGCTAGGATCGGGTAACCACTTTGTCGAAGTCTGCCTGGATGAAGCCAACCGGGTCTGGTTCATGTTGCACAGCGGCTCCCGTGGCGTCGGCAACGCTATCGGTAACCTGTTTATCCAGTTGGCTCAACAAGACATGCGTCAGCACATCGCCAACCTGCCGGATCGCGACCTGGCTTACTTCGAGGAAGGCAGCCAGCACTTCGATGACTATGTGGAGGCGGTCGGCTGGGCCCAGGATTTTGCCCGTCAGAACCGCGAGATGATGATGCGGGCGGTGGTTGAGGCGACGCGCAAGGTGATCCACAAACCGTTTGAAGTGGCGCTGGAGGCGGTGAACTGCCACCACAACTATGTGCAAAAAGAGCGGCATTTCGGTGAGGACATTCTGGTCACTCGCAAGGGTGCGGTGTCGGCAAAGAAGGGTGAGCTGGGGATTATTCCCGGCTCGATGGGCGCGAAAAGTTTCATCGTGCGGGGGCTGGGTAACGAAGAGTCGTTCTGCTCCTGCAGCCATGGTGCTGGCCGGACCATGAGCCGTACCAAGGCCAAAAACACCTTCACGGTGGCCGACCAGGTTCGGGCAACGGCCCACGTGGAATGCCGCAAGGACGCCTCGGTAATCGATGAGATTCCGATGGCCTACAAGGATATCGACCAAGTCATGCACGCCCAGCGCGAGCTGGTGGAAGTGCTGCACACCTTGCGTCAGGTGGTGTGCGTGAAGGGATAA
- a CDS encoding ABC transporter ATP-binding protein, with protein sequence MLKTFIELSGDDGPVLRRYVGKVVFYGALCGLTIAALVPVLTDMLNGDLAEAALWLVVFLAAVATCWATRREVEKAGVAVGVAVLQGGRQRIGDHVAGLPVGWFTPDNTARLNQVVTQGMMTVAQLPAHVFTPVLSGVVTPLVLVLALFVLNWKMGLIALLALPILGAAFWFSARLGRRADRAFQRSSADTSQRMLEFAQSQSVLRAFSGGGSSVFLQRAIEQQHATGARLILLSATSVLLNMWLVQVVFAALLIAAALWLDAYLGNALYVGSVIAVMVSLLLVSRFVDPLLEVAGYGETLRGAGIQLEAVREILAALPMKEPSAPQCPRDASVELCDVSFRHPGSPRDVLRGVNLRIEPGSMTALVGESGSGKTTLLRLVARFFEVSQGQVCIGGVDVRQMSGEQLNAQISQIFQDTYLFQGSVADNIRLGKPDASDAQVLKAARQAGVQEIIERLPMGLSTTVGEGGARLSGGERQRVAIARALVKGAPILLVDEATAALDAENQAVIAETLARLRGTCTLIVIAHQLSTVVMADQIVVLEEGRIVEHGTPEQLTARQGRYARFLAQRRASKGWRIA encoded by the coding sequence ATGCTGAAAACCTTTATCGAACTGTCGGGCGACGACGGGCCAGTCTTGCGTCGCTATGTGGGAAAGGTGGTGTTCTACGGCGCGCTCTGTGGGCTGACCATCGCTGCGCTGGTGCCGGTACTGACCGATATGCTGAACGGTGATCTTGCCGAAGCCGCGTTGTGGCTGGTGGTGTTTCTGGCGGCGGTGGCGACGTGTTGGGCTACGCGACGGGAAGTTGAAAAGGCCGGCGTCGCGGTGGGCGTGGCGGTGCTGCAAGGCGGTCGCCAGCGGATTGGCGATCATGTGGCCGGGCTGCCCGTCGGCTGGTTTACGCCGGATAACACCGCGCGGCTCAACCAGGTGGTGACCCAGGGCATGATGACCGTGGCCCAACTGCCGGCCCATGTATTTACCCCGGTGCTCAGCGGCGTGGTGACGCCGTTGGTGCTGGTGCTGGCGTTGTTTGTGTTGAACTGGAAAATGGGCCTGATCGCCTTGTTGGCATTGCCGATTCTCGGTGCTGCGTTCTGGTTCAGCGCCCGGCTGGGCCGGCGTGCCGACCGGGCGTTTCAGCGCAGTTCGGCCGACACCAGCCAACGCATGCTGGAGTTCGCCCAATCGCAGTCGGTGTTGCGTGCGTTCAGTGGCGGCGGTAGCTCGGTGTTCCTGCAGCGGGCGATTGAACAGCAACACGCGACAGGGGCACGCCTGATCCTGCTGTCTGCAACCTCGGTACTGCTGAATATGTGGTTGGTGCAGGTGGTGTTCGCCGCCTTGTTGATCGCCGCCGCGTTGTGGCTTGACGCCTACCTGGGGAATGCCTTGTACGTGGGTTCGGTGATCGCGGTGATGGTCTCGCTGTTGCTGGTCAGCCGCTTCGTTGACCCGCTGCTGGAGGTGGCCGGCTATGGCGAGACGTTGCGCGGCGCCGGGATACAACTTGAGGCGGTGCGCGAGATCCTTGCAGCTTTGCCGATGAAGGAACCCAGCGCGCCGCAGTGTCCGCGGGATGCCTCCGTGGAATTGTGCGACGTCAGCTTTCGTCACCCTGGTAGTCCTCGGGACGTGTTGCGTGGCGTGAACCTGCGTATTGAGCCTGGCAGCATGACCGCACTCGTAGGGGAATCCGGCTCCGGCAAGACCACGCTCTTGCGGTTGGTCGCGCGATTTTTCGAGGTCAGCCAGGGCCAGGTGTGTATCGGTGGCGTGGATGTGCGACAGATGTCCGGCGAGCAACTCAACGCGCAGATCAGCCAGATTTTCCAGGACACCTACCTGTTCCAGGGCAGCGTCGCCGACAACATTCGCCTCGGCAAGCCCGATGCCAGCGATGCGCAAGTATTGAAGGCCGCGCGACAGGCCGGCGTGCAAGAAATCATCGAGCGCCTGCCCATGGGCCTGTCGACCACCGTGGGCGAGGGCGGGGCACGCCTGTCCGGTGGCGAGCGCCAGCGTGTTGCGATCGCCCGGGCGCTGGTCAAGGGCGCGCCGATCCTGTTGGTGGACGAAGCTACGGCTGCATTGGACGCCGAGAACCAGGCGGTCATCGCCGAAACCCTGGCACGCTTGCGCGGCACGTGCACGTTGATCGTGATCGCGCATCAGCTGTCGACGGTGGTGATGGCCGACCAGATCGTGGTGCTTGAAGAGGGCCGGATCGTAGAGCACGGCACGCCTGAACAACTGACGGCCCGCCAGGGGCGCTATGCCCGGTTCCTGGCACAGCGGCGGGCGTCGAAGGGGTGGCGTATCGCCTAG
- a CDS encoding vWA domain-containing protein, whose protein sequence is MANSQIFNTQQAKLPACDTLNATRVPAYAYSAKHKLAQLAVTGCLNQTFHASAESQLESVLQLASELDSRYVAKVACYARRQGHMKDMPALLLAALVAQRSVMVPQVFEQVVDSGKMLRNFVQILRSGVTGRKSLGSQPKRLVQNWLNTATERQLLQASVGNQPSLADVVKMVHPKPTEPWREAFFAWLIGRPVDVQALPELTRALLAFRSGSTTEVPAVPFQLLGNEKLSKEQWAAQADNMGWQALRMNLNTFARQGAFEVPGFAWQVAARLADAEAIAKARVYPYQLLAAYRMAGDDVPACVREALQDALELSLANVPVLQGSVVVCPDVSGSMHNPVTGYREGATSAVRCIDVAALIGAAILRKQPDARLMPFENHVVDIRLNPRDSVMSNAQKLAAIGGGGTNCSAPLAKIASAKMKVDTVILVSDNESWIDARRQRGTETMRQWALIKQVNPQARLVCIDMQPGATTQAADRQDILNVGGFSDAVFDVVAQFAEGRYGAQHWVQAIEAVDV, encoded by the coding sequence ATGGCCAACTCCCAGATCTTTAACACCCAGCAGGCGAAACTGCCTGCATGCGACACCTTGAACGCCACACGGGTACCGGCTTATGCCTACAGCGCCAAGCACAAGCTGGCCCAGTTGGCAGTCACCGGTTGCCTGAACCAGACCTTCCACGCCTCGGCAGAAAGCCAGCTGGAGAGCGTGTTGCAGTTGGCCAGCGAGCTGGACAGCCGCTATGTCGCCAAGGTTGCGTGCTATGCCCGCCGCCAAGGCCACATGAAAGACATGCCCGCGCTGCTGTTGGCCGCATTGGTGGCGCAGCGTTCGGTGATGGTGCCGCAGGTGTTCGAGCAGGTGGTGGACAGCGGCAAGATGTTGCGCAACTTCGTGCAAATCCTGCGCAGCGGTGTGACGGGGCGCAAGTCCCTGGGCTCGCAGCCCAAGCGCCTGGTGCAGAACTGGTTGAACACGGCGACGGAGCGTCAGCTTCTGCAGGCGTCAGTCGGTAATCAGCCGTCGTTGGCGGATGTGGTGAAAATGGTTCACCCCAAGCCCACTGAACCATGGCGTGAAGCGTTCTTCGCCTGGTTGATCGGGCGGCCGGTGGACGTACAAGCCTTGCCGGAGTTGACGCGGGCTTTGCTCGCCTTCCGTAGTGGTTCCACCACTGAAGTGCCGGCAGTACCGTTCCAGTTGCTGGGGAACGAGAAGCTCAGCAAAGAACAATGGGCTGCCCAGGCCGATAACATGGGTTGGCAGGCCCTGCGCATGAACCTTAATACCTTTGCACGCCAAGGCGCGTTCGAGGTGCCAGGGTTCGCATGGCAAGTAGCGGCGCGGTTGGCTGATGCAGAGGCGATCGCCAAGGCGCGGGTTTACCCGTACCAGTTGCTGGCGGCGTATCGAATGGCGGGGGATGACGTACCGGCCTGTGTGCGTGAAGCCCTGCAGGACGCCCTCGAGTTGTCCCTGGCCAACGTGCCGGTGTTGCAAGGTTCGGTGGTGGTTTGCCCTGATGTGTCGGGCTCGATGCACAACCCGGTCACCGGGTATCGCGAGGGCGCCACCAGCGCTGTACGTTGCATAGATGTGGCGGCCTTGATCGGCGCGGCGATCTTGCGCAAGCAGCCAGACGCACGCTTGATGCCGTTTGAAAACCATGTGGTGGATATCCGCCTCAACCCGCGTGACAGTGTGATGAGCAATGCGCAGAAGCTGGCAGCCATCGGCGGAGGCGGGACTAACTGCTCGGCGCCGCTGGCGAAAATAGCCAGCGCCAAAATGAAAGTGGACACGGTGATCCTGGTGTCCGACAACGAGTCGTGGATTGACGCAAGGCGCCAACGTGGTACCGAAACCATGCGTCAGTGGGCGTTGATCAAGCAGGTCAACCCGCAAGCGCGGTTGGTGTGTATCGATATGCAGCCCGGTGCAACCACGCAGGCGGCAGACCGCCAGGATATTTTGAATGTGGGAGGCTTCAGTGATGCGGTATTTGATGTGGTCGCGCAGTTCGCCGAAGGGCGCTACGGTGCGCAACATTGGGTGCAGGCGATTGAAGCAGTAGACGTTTGA
- the rtcR gene encoding RNA repair transcriptional activator RtcR, producing the protein MIQKRTVAIGFIGSTLDRVGKGANRWNHWRPSVGLCQQQEVLIDRLELIHGVDARDVSLAQRVRDDILQVSPETEVRLHPMHLKNPWDFEEVYGALHDFTTSYRFDTDHEDYLVHITTGTHVAQICWFLLTEARYLPARLIQTSPARRRNEEERATGTHALIDLDLSRYDRIASRFAHKRLESLAFLKSGIATRNPAFNRSIEQIERVAVRSKAPMLLIGPTGAGKSFLARRIYELKRSRHQVQGRFVEVNCATLRGDGAMSALFGHIKGAFTGAQNARDGLLRAADGGMLFLDEIGELGLDEQAMLLKAVEEKRFFPLGGDQEVTSDFLIIAGTHRDLRGRVAEGLFREDLYARINLWTFDLPGLAGRHEDIEPNIDFELERHAREQGQVVRFNLEARRRYLAFACSSEAAWLGNFRELSASITRMATLADSGRIDENQTQEEIDRLRYAWGLASPQNDWLSRLGVDTELDLFDQLQLNAVIETCLQSDSISDAGRRLFGVSRQAKAQPNDADRLRKYLARFSIEWKQLAELKG; encoded by the coding sequence ATGATTCAAAAGCGCACGGTCGCCATAGGTTTTATCGGTTCAACCCTGGACCGGGTCGGCAAAGGCGCCAACCGCTGGAACCATTGGCGGCCCAGCGTGGGCCTCTGCCAGCAGCAGGAAGTACTGATTGATCGCCTGGAGCTGATTCACGGCGTCGACGCACGAGACGTCAGCCTGGCTCAGCGGGTACGCGACGACATCCTGCAGGTATCGCCGGAAACCGAGGTGCGGCTGCACCCCATGCACCTGAAGAACCCCTGGGATTTCGAGGAGGTGTACGGCGCTCTGCACGACTTCACCACCAGCTACCGCTTCGATACCGACCACGAGGACTACCTGGTCCACATCACGACCGGCACCCACGTTGCGCAAATCTGCTGGTTCCTGCTGACGGAAGCGCGCTACCTGCCAGCCCGCTTGATCCAGACGTCCCCGGCTCGCCGCCGCAACGAAGAGGAGCGTGCCACCGGCACCCATGCGCTGATCGACCTCGACCTGTCGCGCTACGACCGCATCGCATCGCGCTTCGCCCACAAGCGCCTGGAAAGCCTGGCCTTCCTCAAATCCGGAATCGCCACACGCAACCCGGCCTTCAACCGCTCCATCGAACAGATCGAACGCGTGGCCGTGCGCTCCAAGGCGCCGATGCTGCTGATCGGCCCTACCGGTGCCGGCAAGTCATTCCTCGCGCGGCGCATCTACGAACTCAAGCGCAGCCGGCATCAGGTCCAGGGGCGTTTTGTTGAAGTGAACTGCGCCACCTTGCGCGGCGATGGCGCGATGTCGGCTCTGTTCGGCCATATCAAAGGCGCCTTCACCGGCGCCCAGAACGCTCGCGATGGTTTGCTGCGCGCGGCAGATGGCGGCATGTTGTTCCTGGATGAGATCGGCGAGCTTGGGCTCGACGAACAGGCGATGCTGCTCAAGGCCGTCGAAGAGAAACGCTTCTTCCCCCTCGGTGGCGACCAGGAAGTCACCAGCGACTTCCTGATCATCGCAGGCACCCACCGCGACCTGCGCGGCCGCGTCGCCGAAGGGCTGTTCCGCGAAGACCTGTACGCCCGGATCAACCTCTGGACCTTCGACCTGCCGGGCCTGGCCGGGCGTCATGAAGACATCGAACCGAACATCGACTTCGAACTGGAACGCCATGCCCGCGAACAAGGCCAAGTGGTGCGCTTCAACCTCGAAGCCCGGCGGCGCTACCTCGCCTTTGCCTGCTCCAGCGAAGCGGCCTGGCTGGGTAACTTTCGCGAACTGTCTGCCTCCATCACGCGCATGGCCACCCTGGCGGACAGCGGGCGCATCGACGAAAACCAGACCCAGGAAGAGATCGACCGACTGCGTTACGCCTGGGGCCTGGCGTCGCCGCAAAACGATTGGCTGTCACGCCTGGGCGTCGATACCGAACTGGACCTGTTCGACCAGTTGCAACTCAACGCCGTGATCGAAACATGCCTCCAGTCCGACAGCATTTCCGATGCCGGACGACGCCTGTTCGGTGTTTCCCGACAAGCCAAGGCGCAACCAAACGATGCCGACCGACTACGCAAATACCTGGCGAGGTTTTCGATTGAGTGGAAACAGTTGGCGGAGTTGAAGGGCTGA
- a CDS encoding nucleotidyltransferase domain-containing protein, with translation MNREQDDGHPLSLAMRERVLLELERIERERNVTVLYACESGSRAWGFASTDSDYDVRFVYVEKPDWFVQVDTPRDVIERPLDDELDISGWELRKTLGLLRKSNPTLLEWLDSPLVYRSETPATSRLQALAEAFYSPPAARSHYLSMARKTFRGYLQGDTVRFKKYFYVLRPLLAVRWIDLGLGRPPMTFADLLSTVTDPLLLDEVATLLALKRNAGEAAYGPRRPALHRFISAELEREVPKLPRTQEHTHLLDHYLRETVKHYA, from the coding sequence ATGAATAGGGAACAAGACGACGGTCACCCCCTCAGTCTCGCCATGCGCGAACGGGTCTTGCTTGAGCTGGAGCGCATAGAGCGTGAGCGAAACGTTACGGTGCTGTATGCCTGTGAATCCGGCAGTCGTGCCTGGGGCTTTGCGTCCACCGACAGTGATTACGACGTGCGTTTCGTCTATGTGGAAAAGCCGGACTGGTTTGTCCAGGTGGATACGCCACGGGACGTGATCGAACGCCCGCTGGACGACGAGCTGGATATCAGCGGCTGGGAGTTGCGCAAGACCCTCGGTCTGCTGCGTAAATCCAACCCGACGCTGCTGGAGTGGCTCGATTCGCCGCTGGTGTATCGCAGCGAGACGCCTGCGACCTCGCGCCTGCAGGCCCTGGCGGAAGCGTTCTACAGCCCGCCTGCGGCCCGCAGTCACTATTTGTCGATGGCCAGGAAGACCTTTCGTGGGTACCTGCAAGGCGACACGGTGCGCTTCAAAAAGTACTTCTATGTGCTGCGGCCGTTGCTGGCGGTGCGCTGGATCGACCTTGGGCTCGGACGGCCACCGATGACATTTGCCGACCTGTTGTCGACGGTCACGGACCCACTCTTGCTGGATGAAGTGGCGACGTTGCTGGCCCTGAAACGTAATGCCGGGGAAGCGGCGTATGGACCCAGGCGCCCGGCATTGCACCGGTTTATCTCGGCAGAGCTGGAGCGCGAAGTCCCCAAATTGCCACGTACCCAGGAACACACGCACTTGCTGGACCACTACCTGAGGGAAACGGTAAAGCACTACGCATAA
- a CDS encoding dipeptidase, whose amino-acid sequence MDFSLKQLAVATLMAASLSVFNTQAQANLTPQQNAIILKTFSDASVKDFRQFLGSLAKSDVAKSDNLGPAISAFLDNKDLTADQQNEIHRLLGLYARVKYGAAATETLRELVEIPTFQVAGVAQHDNPEFIKIAAKIKSLAESFNLNFRNIDNRVYEISLEGSGDEVVGIHAHADVVPVTPENWVLKDGTKLDPFKVTLIGDRMYGRGTEDDKNGIVVAMYAMKVIKEEKLPLARNFKLLVDTTEETSGDAIPYYFEHNPTPNYNLALDGGYPVVIAEKGYGTVMAKFPKRKAEGKGAEIISMTGGKATNQIPSASVVTLLSDKPAELAASLQKAGSEYAKRNGGDFEVAAKVVGKDVQLTVTGVSAHSSEPESGVNPVARILDFLNSLDGKVTLKHNQFTDAARYAANNWGLDYLGGKLGVGFSDAFMGPLTTSLTYVGEDDKAFKLAVNLRVPKGKSPEALKAEIADKLAAWTKKSHVAVSFDYSIAEPMYRNPEGEWVKALLAVASENLGMEHKYGTSAGATSVHELPNGVQFGLARPEVKYTGHTDSEFKTVDQFLLDLQIVTEMMGRIGQLPKL is encoded by the coding sequence ATGGATTTTTCCCTCAAGCAACTGGCCGTAGCCACCCTGATGGCCGCCAGCCTTTCGGTGTTCAACACCCAAGCGCAAGCCAACCTCACCCCGCAACAGAACGCGATCATCCTGAAGACCTTCAGCGATGCTTCGGTGAAGGATTTCAGGCAGTTTCTCGGTAGCCTGGCCAAGAGTGACGTGGCGAAGAGCGACAACCTCGGCCCGGCCATCAGCGCGTTCCTCGACAACAAGGACCTGACCGCCGACCAGCAGAATGAAATCCATCGCCTGCTGGGCCTGTATGCGCGAGTGAAGTACGGCGCTGCCGCCACTGAAACCCTGCGCGAACTGGTGGAGATCCCGACCTTCCAAGTGGCCGGCGTGGCCCAGCACGACAACCCCGAGTTCATCAAGATCGCCGCCAAGATCAAGAGCCTGGCCGAGTCGTTCAACCTGAACTTCCGCAATATCGATAACCGTGTCTATGAGATCTCCCTGGAAGGCAGCGGCGATGAAGTCGTCGGCATCCATGCTCACGCCGATGTGGTACCGGTAACCCCGGAAAACTGGGTGCTCAAGGACGGCACCAAGCTCGATCCGTTCAAGGTCACGCTGATTGGCGATCGCATGTATGGCCGCGGCACCGAGGACGACAAGAACGGCATCGTGGTAGCGATGTATGCGATGAAGGTGATCAAGGAAGAGAAGCTGCCACTGGCACGCAATTTCAAGCTGCTGGTGGACACCACCGAGGAAACCTCCGGCGACGCAATCCCGTACTACTTCGAACACAACCCAACGCCCAACTACAACCTGGCGCTGGATGGCGGCTACCCGGTGGTGATCGCCGAGAAAGGCTACGGCACGGTCATGGCCAAGTTCCCCAAGCGCAAGGCTGAAGGCAAAGGCGCAGAAATCATCTCGATGACCGGCGGCAAGGCCACCAACCAGATTCCGTCGGCGTCGGTGGTGACACTGTTGAGCGACAAGCCCGCTGAACTGGCCGCCAGCCTGCAAAAGGCCGGTAGCGAATACGCCAAACGCAATGGCGGTGACTTCGAAGTGGCAGCCAAGGTCGTCGGCAAGGACGTCCAACTGACCGTCACCGGCGTGTCCGCCCACTCCTCCGAGCCGGAATCCGGGGTGAACCCGGTGGCCCGGATACTCGATTTCCTCAACAGCCTCGACGGCAAAGTCACGCTCAAGCACAACCAGTTCACCGACGCCGCGCGTTATGCCGCCAACAACTGGGGCCTGGATTACCTGGGCGGCAAACTGGGTGTGGGCTTCTCCGATGCGTTCATGGGGCCGCTGACCACCTCGCTGACCTATGTGGGTGAGGATGACAAAGCCTTCAAGCTGGCAGTCAACCTGCGGGTGCCAAAAGGCAAGTCGCCGGAGGCGCTCAAGGCTGAAATTGCTGACAAGCTGGCCGCGTGGACCAAGAAGAGTCACGTAGCCGTGAGCTTCGACTACTCGATCGCCGAGCCGATGTACCGCAACCCTGAAGGCGAGTGGGTCAAGGCGCTGTTGGCGGTGGCCAGCGAGAACCTGGGCATGGAACACAAGTACGGCACTTCCGCCGGTGCGACCTCGGTGCATGAGCTGCCTAATGGCGTGCAATTCGGCCTGGCGCGGCCGGAGGTCAAGTACACCGGCCACACCGACAGCGAGTTCAAGACCGTCGACCAGTTCCTGCTGGACCTGCAGATTGTCACCGAAATGATGGGCCGCATCGGGCAACTGCCGAAGCTCTGA
- the rtcA gene encoding RNA 3'-terminal phosphate cyclase, translated as MDQDVIELDGAMGGGQVLRSGLSLSMVTGRTLRIKNIRARRSRPGLLRQHLTAVLAAAQVCGARVEGAELGSQALLFEPGLIQGGDYKFSIGTAGSCTLVLQTVLPALLLAPQASRVSICGGTHNPMAPPVDFLDRAWLPQLRRMGARVELTLVRHGFVPAGGGELVAFIHPSTLMPLHLTERGELRGSRATTLSAGLPVHVAERELERVRQRLTIKQEQLHAVNLDAEHGPGNVLLLEYAHAHVTEVFSAFGQARLRAEAVADQAIEQALEWLASEAVAAEHLADQLLLPMALAGGGSFTTPRMTEHLQSNMAVIQRFLPVVLESHEQGPQLLRIECRAL; from the coding sequence ATGGACCAGGATGTGATCGAGTTGGACGGCGCCATGGGCGGCGGCCAGGTGTTGCGCAGTGGCTTGAGCCTGTCGATGGTGACGGGGCGCACGCTGCGGATTAAAAATATTCGTGCCAGGCGCAGTCGGCCAGGGCTGCTGCGTCAGCACCTGACGGCGGTTCTGGCCGCTGCCCAGGTATGTGGCGCCCGGGTCGAAGGTGCCGAGCTGGGTTCCCAGGCGTTGCTGTTCGAGCCTGGACTGATTCAGGGCGGGGACTATAAATTTTCTATCGGCACGGCCGGCAGTTGCACCCTGGTATTGCAGACAGTGTTGCCGGCATTGCTGCTGGCGCCGCAAGCCAGTCGCGTCAGCATTTGCGGAGGCACCCACAATCCGATGGCGCCTCCGGTGGATTTTCTTGACCGCGCCTGGTTGCCGCAATTGCGGCGGATGGGCGCCAGAGTGGAACTGACACTGGTGCGTCACGGTTTTGTACCGGCGGGCGGTGGCGAGCTTGTGGCGTTTATACATCCGAGCACATTGATGCCGTTGCACCTCACAGAGCGGGGTGAGTTGCGGGGCTCTCGAGCCACCACACTGAGTGCCGGGTTGCCTGTTCATGTGGCCGAGCGTGAGCTGGAGCGTGTTCGTCAGCGGCTGACGATCAAGCAAGAGCAGTTGCACGCGGTGAACCTTGACGCGGAGCACGGGCCAGGCAATGTCCTGTTGTTGGAATATGCTCATGCGCACGTCACCGAAGTGTTCAGCGCATTTGGCCAGGCCAGGTTGCGCGCAGAGGCGGTGGCCGATCAGGCCATCGAGCAGGCGCTCGAGTGGCTTGCCAGCGAAGCGGTCGCCGCCGAGCATCTGGCCGACCAGCTATTGCTGCCGATGGCGCTCGCGGGCGGCGGCAGTTTCACCACGCCGCGGATGACCGAGCACCTGCAGAGCAACATGGCGGTGATCCAGCGGTTTTTGCCGGTGGTACTTGAGAGCCACGAACAAGGCCCTCAATTGCTGAGGATTGAATGCCGAGCGTTGTAG